TCGGCCACACCGGAAAAGATCGCCGATATCTGCTCGAAGGCCAGCCCCGCCTCGCCGGACAGCAGGCGGGCAACCGTGGTCTTGCCCGTACCGGGCGGCCCCCAGAAGATCATCGATCCCAGTGAGCCGCTGTCGATCATGCGGCGCAGAACGCCCTCTTCACCCGTCAGATGTGGCTGCCCACTCACCTCCGACAGCGTTTTCGGACGCAGACGATCGGCCAGAGGCCGCCGGTTGGCGACCTCCACAGGCACTTGCGGGGCAAAGAGATCGTCGCTCATCGCAGGAACTGCCGGATACGCTGCCCGTCGCGCAGGATTTCCACCCGCCAGAAGCCGGGATTGTCGTCCAGCGCCTTTTCAACCGCAGCGGTGGAGCCGATATCCGCACCATTCAGCGACAGGATGACATCCTTCGGCTGGAAACCGACGCGATAGGCCGGTGAGCCACGCTTCACATCGGTGATGACGACGCCCGTCACCTGCGAAGGCATGCGCAATTCATCCGCAAGCTTCGGCGAGAGGTTGGCGACGGTAGCACCTGCGAAGGGATTGCGGCCTTCGAGCAGCCGCTCGTCACGCGGCGCGGTTTCGGGTGCCGTATTGAGAGCGATGGTCAGCTTCTTTTCTTTGCCCTTTTCCACCACCGTCAATTCGGCCGATTTGCCGATGCCGGCCGTCGTCAGGCGATAACCCAGCGCATCGGGATGCTCCACTTCCAGGCCATTGACCGCAGTCACCACCTGTCCGGGCTCGATACCAGCCTTCTCCGCCGGACCACCCTTGGTGACGCCGACGACGAGCGCGCCGCGCGCGCGATGCAAGCCGAGCGCTTCCGCGACATCTGACGTCACCGGATCGAACGTTGCACCGATATAGGGCCTCTGGAAGTTAGCGTCGCCGCGCTCCGCGGCCGCTACGAAAACCCGAACCAGATTGGCGGGAATGGCAAAACCGATGCCGTTCGACCCGCCGCCCTTGGAAAAGATCGCGGTATTGATGCCGACCAGCTCGCCCGCCATGTTCATCAGCGCACCGCCGGAATTGCCGGGGTTGATGGAGGCGTCGGTCTGGATGAAGAAGCCGAAATCACCCTGCGTCACCTGGTTGCGCGCTAGACCGGAGACGATGCCGCTCGTCACCGTCTGGCCGACCCCGAAGGGGTTGCCGATGGCGAGCACCAGATCACCAACCTC
This window of the Agrobacterium fabrum str. C58 genome carries:
- a CDS encoding DegQ family serine endoprotease, with product MRGVLKYLSTGFLAALVLLPVGARAQDNKTVPASHTEMQLSFAPLVKRTAGAVVNVYAERVVQRRVSPFAGDPFFEQFFGQQMPNRTEKQSSLGSGVIVTAGGLVVTNNHVIDGADDIKVALADGREFSSKVLMKDDRVDLAVLQIDAKEQFPVLSLGDSDKIEVGDLVLAIGNPFGVGQTVTSGIVSGLARNQVTQGDFGFFIQTDASINPGNSGGALMNMAGELVGINTAIFSKGGGSNGIGFAIPANLVRVFVAAAERGDANFQRPYIGATFDPVTSDVAEALGLHRARGALVVGVTKGGPAEKAGIEPGQVVTAVNGLEVEHPDALGYRLTTAGIGKSAELTVVEKGKEKKLTIALNTAPETAPRDERLLEGRNPFAGATVANLSPKLADELRMPSQVTGVVITDVKRGSPAYRVGFQPKDVILSLNGADIGSTAAVEKALDDNPGFWRVEILRDGQRIRQFLR